In Microbacterium cremeum, a genomic segment contains:
- a CDS encoding App1 family protein yields the protein MPETPPPSARAKVLWLARLEYRFHSWRERRARRRGHKPTVTPFPGYAGPDWVRVLGRVMIVPPVKRTESGEYASVRGWRSFVAVPIGYAQVTVTIGGIEHEVVADRGGVIDTRLPARLEPGWRTFTMSVEGGEPIETRAFVVGPDVDFGIVSDVDDTVMVTSLPRPLLAAWNSFVVDEHARQPVPGMAVLLERVVRDHPGAPLVYLSTGAWNIAPTLMRFLRRHVFPPGALLLTDWGPTHDRWFRSGKAHKLSNLRRLAQEFPHVRWLLIGDDGQHDDEIYTTFTDEHPQNVVAVAIRRLSPAEAVLAGGRTAVNDHAAAAVPWVSDIDGAGLLERLEDAGVLSTG from the coding sequence ATGCCCGAAACGCCTCCCCCCTCCGCGCGCGCCAAGGTCCTCTGGCTCGCGCGCTTGGAGTACCGGTTCCACTCCTGGCGAGAGCGCCGCGCCCGGCGGCGCGGCCACAAGCCCACGGTGACGCCGTTCCCCGGTTACGCCGGTCCTGACTGGGTGCGAGTGCTCGGACGCGTCATGATCGTGCCGCCCGTCAAGCGCACGGAGTCCGGCGAGTACGCCAGTGTGCGCGGCTGGCGCAGTTTCGTCGCGGTGCCGATCGGCTACGCCCAGGTGACCGTCACCATCGGCGGCATCGAGCACGAGGTCGTCGCCGATCGCGGCGGGGTGATCGACACGCGGCTGCCGGCCCGCCTCGAGCCGGGCTGGCGGACCTTCACCATGTCGGTCGAGGGGGGTGAGCCCATCGAGACCCGCGCGTTCGTGGTCGGTCCCGATGTCGACTTCGGCATCGTGTCGGACGTCGACGACACCGTGATGGTCACCTCGCTCCCGCGTCCGCTGCTGGCCGCGTGGAACTCGTTCGTCGTCGACGAGCACGCGCGTCAGCCGGTGCCGGGGATGGCGGTCCTGCTCGAGCGGGTCGTGCGGGATCATCCCGGCGCACCGCTGGTGTACCTCTCCACCGGCGCTTGGAACATCGCCCCGACGCTCATGCGGTTCCTCCGGCGCCACGTGTTCCCGCCCGGTGCCCTGCTCCTCACCGACTGGGGTCCCACGCACGACCGCTGGTTCCGCAGCGGCAAGGCGCACAAGCTGTCGAACCTCCGCCGCCTCGCTCAGGAGTTCCCGCACGTGCGGTGGCTGCTGATCGGCGACGACGGGCAGCACGATGACGAGATCTACACCACCTTCACCGACGAGCATCCGCAGAACGTCGTCGCGGTCGCCATCCGCCGGCTCTCCCCCGCCGAGGCGGTGCTCGCCGGTGGACGGACCGCGGTCAACGACCACGCCGCAGCGGCGGTGCCGTGGGTGAGCGACATCGACGGCGCGGGCCTGCTCGAACGCCTGGAGGACGCCGGGGTGCTGTCCACCGGCTGA
- a CDS encoding DedA family protein, translated as MNEFLTWLLDAVQSVDPVIRTLLAGLAIMLETSVLIGLVVPGDTVVIVAGTAVSSVLEGVVLGVVVVLGALAGESIGFWLGRLIGPRLQHSRLGRRIGEKNWQRSERYLRRRGGPAIFISRFLPVLHSLVPLTVGMSGYPYRRFLAWTIPACVVWSTLYISVAAVAAGTYRELADTLHYAGYVFVGVIVLFLILVFVGKKLLERIERRHLDHEHPGEAPTVDMED; from the coding sequence GTGAACGAGTTCCTGACGTGGCTCCTCGACGCTGTCCAGAGCGTCGACCCGGTCATCAGGACACTTCTGGCGGGTCTTGCCATCATGCTCGAGACGAGCGTGCTCATCGGGCTCGTGGTGCCCGGCGACACCGTCGTCATCGTCGCCGGCACGGCTGTCTCGTCGGTCCTCGAGGGCGTGGTGCTGGGCGTCGTGGTCGTCCTCGGCGCGCTTGCCGGCGAGAGCATCGGATTCTGGCTCGGTCGTCTCATCGGACCCCGCCTCCAGCACTCACGGCTGGGGCGCCGCATCGGCGAGAAGAACTGGCAGCGCTCCGAACGGTACCTCCGCCGCCGCGGCGGTCCTGCGATCTTCATCTCGCGCTTCCTCCCGGTGCTGCACTCGCTGGTGCCGCTGACGGTGGGGATGAGCGGATACCCCTATCGTCGCTTCCTGGCGTGGACGATCCCCGCCTGCGTCGTGTGGTCGACGCTCTACATCTCCGTGGCGGCGGTCGCCGCGGGCACGTACCGGGAGCTCGCCGACACGCTGCACTACGCCGGATACGTCTTCGTCGGCGTCATCGTGCTCTTCCTCATCCTCGTCTTCGTCGGCAAGAAGCTCCTCGAGAGGATCGAGCGCAGGCACCTCGATCACGAGCACCCGGGCGAGGCGCCGACGGTCGACATGGAAGACTGA
- the pabB gene encoding aminodeoxychorismate synthase component I: MSEPFVAVEIPRWVDPASVFASVFAEADHSFWLDAGPAARDGWSWLGDGVRDDPARVRGTVCEGRTQPGEETRFRGGWVGWIGYDDAAARAGVPAVRDAIGVPQEIWLRARRLVAFDHARQRAWVLAPSGESEQLAAQLSTAGPAPAPPAPAPAVHARARHSPDEYAALIERCRDAIREGDAYQLCLTTRFEVEASVEALETYRRLRHATPAHHGGFLRSGDVALLSASPERFLDVSDGVVRTRPIKGTRPRAADAATDAALAAELTASEKERAENVMIVDLMRNDLSRVCVAGSVGVDALLEVESYPAVHQLVSTVSGRLTPGTTLGELLDAAFPAGSMTGAPKLSAMTILHELEGAPRGVFSGCFGWVGDDGGLDLAMVIRSIVSHPAGAYVGAGGGITWRSDAAAEVAEVGIKARGPLAALGAPLPPGW; the protein is encoded by the coding sequence ATGTCGGAGCCGTTCGTCGCCGTGGAGATCCCACGGTGGGTGGATCCGGCATCCGTCTTCGCATCGGTGTTCGCGGAGGCGGATCACTCGTTCTGGCTCGACGCCGGACCCGCTGCGCGGGACGGCTGGAGCTGGCTCGGCGACGGTGTCCGCGACGACCCTGCACGCGTGCGCGGGACGGTGTGCGAAGGGCGGACGCAGCCGGGTGAGGAGACCCGCTTCCGCGGCGGCTGGGTCGGGTGGATCGGCTACGACGACGCGGCCGCACGGGCGGGGGTCCCGGCCGTGCGGGACGCGATCGGAGTGCCGCAGGAGATCTGGCTTCGCGCGCGGCGGCTCGTCGCGTTCGACCACGCCCGGCAGCGCGCGTGGGTGCTCGCGCCGAGCGGCGAGTCGGAGCAGCTCGCCGCCCAGCTGTCGACCGCGGGTCCGGCACCTGCTCCGCCGGCACCGGCACCTGCGGTGCACGCCCGGGCGCGCCATTCGCCCGACGAGTACGCCGCCCTCATCGAGCGATGCCGCGACGCGATCCGCGAAGGCGATGCGTACCAGCTGTGCCTCACGACGCGCTTCGAGGTCGAGGCCTCCGTCGAGGCGTTGGAGACCTACCGACGCCTGCGCCACGCCACGCCCGCCCATCACGGCGGCTTCCTGCGCTCGGGTGACGTCGCGCTGCTCAGCGCGAGCCCCGAGCGGTTCCTGGACGTCTCCGACGGCGTCGTGCGCACCAGGCCGATCAAGGGGACCCGGCCGCGAGCCGCCGACGCCGCGACCGACGCCGCCCTGGCGGCCGAACTCACCGCGAGCGAGAAGGAGCGCGCCGAGAACGTCATGATCGTCGATCTCATGCGCAACGACCTGTCGCGCGTGTGCGTCGCCGGATCGGTCGGTGTGGACGCCCTGCTGGAGGTCGAGTCCTATCCCGCCGTGCACCAGCTCGTGAGCACGGTCTCGGGCAGGCTCACCCCCGGCACGACCCTCGGAGAGCTGCTCGACGCCGCGTTTCCCGCCGGATCGATGACGGGGGCGCCGAAGCTGTCGGCGATGACGATCCTCCACGAGCTCGAAGGCGCGCCGCGCGGCGTGTTCTCGGGCTGCTTCGGCTGGGTCGGCGACGACGGCGGGCTCGATCTCGCGATGGTCATCCGCTCGATCGTGAGTCATCCCGCGGGCGCCTACGTCGGCGCCGGCGGAGGGATCACGTGGCGATCGGATGCCGCCGCCGAGGTCGCCGAGGTGGGCATCAAGGCGCGCGGCCCCCTGGCCGCTCTCGGGGCCCCGCTGCCGCCGGGTTGGTGA
- the leuS gene encoding leucine--tRNA ligase codes for MSSDTTAPTDGYDAYAIQEKWQARWAEADPFRAGGDDDTRPRKYVLGMFPYPSGDLHMGHAENYAYVDVVARFWRHRGYNVLNPIGWDSFGLPAENAAIQRGADPREWTYANIELHKKSFRQYGSSYDWSRILHTSDPEYYRWNQWLFQRLYERDLAYRKESPVNWCPNDQTVLANEQVVDGHCERCGAEVVKKKLTQWYFKITEYADRLLDDLNQLEGFWPQKVIRMQRNWIGRSIGADIDFEIEGRAEKVTVFSTRPDTLHGATFMVVAPDSDLAAELAAGSSAEVRMRFQDYLERVQRETDIERQSTDRPKTGVFLDRYAVNPINGDRLPIWAADYVLADYGHGAVMAVPAHDQRDLDFARAFDLPIKVVVDTTAPITGAIPVIELDDDGVPIDPGPLETLADIDPASTGIALTGDGRMVNSGSLDGLSKRNAIARVIEELEEAGTGRAARSYRLRDWLISRQRFWGTPIPMIHTEDGRIVPVPDDQLPLRLPDAKGLDLAPKGTSPLGGAAEWMQTTDPETGEPALRDPDTMDTFVDSSWYFLRFLSPNDATQPFPTREADRWAPVDSYIGGVEHAILHLLYARFITKVLFDMGLIDFTEPFSSLINQGMVLLGGSKMSKSKGNLVEFASSMVDPGADASRVAMIFAGPVEDDINWEDVSTTGAQKFLARAWRVAKDVTSAPDVIWAEGDAGLRRVTHRLLADAPGLVEQTKFNVVVARLMELVNATRKVIDTGAGPADPAVREAAEATAMILDLFAPHTAEEMWQILGYDGFVGLVPWRNADPTLLVEESVTAVVQIDGKVRATLVVPARIDAAELERLARADEKVVRSLGDREVTRAVVRPPKVVSFSTH; via the coding sequence ATGTCCTCCGACACCACCGCGCCCACCGACGGCTACGACGCCTACGCGATCCAGGAGAAGTGGCAGGCGCGCTGGGCGGAGGCCGACCCGTTCCGTGCCGGCGGAGACGACGACACCCGGCCCCGCAAGTACGTGCTGGGCATGTTCCCGTACCCGTCGGGCGACCTGCACATGGGCCACGCCGAGAACTACGCCTACGTCGACGTGGTCGCGCGGTTCTGGCGCCATCGCGGCTACAACGTCCTCAACCCGATCGGCTGGGACTCCTTCGGCCTGCCCGCCGAGAACGCGGCGATCCAACGCGGCGCGGATCCGCGCGAGTGGACGTACGCCAACATCGAGCTGCACAAGAAGAGCTTCCGCCAGTACGGCTCGTCCTACGACTGGTCGCGCATCCTGCACACCAGCGACCCGGAGTACTACCGCTGGAACCAGTGGCTGTTCCAGCGGCTGTACGAGCGCGATCTGGCGTACCGCAAGGAGAGCCCGGTCAACTGGTGCCCGAACGACCAGACCGTGCTCGCGAACGAGCAGGTCGTCGACGGTCACTGCGAGCGCTGCGGCGCCGAGGTCGTGAAGAAGAAGCTCACGCAGTGGTACTTCAAGATCACCGAGTACGCCGACCGGCTGCTCGACGACCTCAACCAGCTCGAGGGCTTCTGGCCGCAGAAGGTCATCCGCATGCAGCGGAACTGGATCGGCCGCTCGATCGGCGCCGACATCGACTTCGAGATCGAAGGTCGCGCCGAGAAGGTGACCGTGTTCTCGACGCGGCCCGACACGCTGCACGGGGCGACGTTCATGGTCGTCGCGCCCGACAGCGATCTCGCGGCCGAGCTGGCGGCCGGTTCGTCGGCCGAGGTCCGCATGCGCTTCCAGGACTACCTCGAGCGTGTCCAGCGCGAGACCGACATCGAGCGCCAGAGCACCGACCGTCCCAAGACCGGCGTGTTCCTCGACCGGTACGCGGTCAACCCGATCAACGGAGACCGTCTGCCGATCTGGGCCGCGGACTACGTGCTGGCCGACTACGGCCACGGCGCCGTCATGGCCGTTCCCGCCCACGACCAGCGCGACCTCGACTTCGCGCGCGCGTTCGACCTGCCGATCAAGGTCGTCGTCGACACCACCGCGCCGATCACGGGCGCCATTCCGGTGATCGAGCTCGACGACGACGGCGTCCCGATCGATCCGGGCCCCCTCGAGACGCTCGCCGACATCGACCCCGCCTCGACGGGCATCGCACTGACCGGCGACGGACGCATGGTCAACTCGGGCTCTCTGGACGGCCTCTCCAAGCGCAACGCGATCGCGCGGGTCATCGAGGAACTCGAGGAGGCCGGCACCGGTCGCGCCGCGAGGTCCTATCGCCTGCGGGACTGGCTGATCTCGCGCCAGCGGTTCTGGGGCACGCCGATCCCGATGATCCACACCGAGGACGGGCGGATCGTGCCCGTGCCGGACGACCAGCTTCCGCTGCGCCTGCCCGACGCGAAGGGCCTCGACCTGGCGCCGAAGGGGACCTCGCCGCTGGGCGGCGCGGCCGAGTGGATGCAGACCACCGACCCTGAGACGGGGGAGCCGGCGCTGCGTGACCCCGACACGATGGACACGTTCGTCGACAGCTCGTGGTACTTCCTGCGCTTCCTCTCGCCGAACGACGCCACGCAGCCGTTCCCCACCCGCGAGGCGGACCGGTGGGCGCCCGTCGACTCCTACATCGGCGGCGTCGAGCACGCGATCCTGCACCTGCTGTACGCGCGCTTCATCACGAAGGTGCTGTTCGACATGGGGCTCATCGACTTCACCGAGCCGTTCTCGAGCCTCATCAACCAGGGCATGGTCCTGCTCGGCGGATCGAAGATGTCGAAGTCGAAGGGCAACCTCGTCGAGTTCGCCTCGAGCATGGTGGACCCCGGTGCCGACGCCTCCCGCGTCGCGATGATCTTCGCCGGCCCGGTCGAGGACGACATCAACTGGGAGGACGTCTCGACCACGGGGGCGCAGAAGTTCCTCGCGCGCGCCTGGCGGGTCGCGAAGGATGTCACCAGCGCCCCCGACGTCATCTGGGCCGAGGGCGACGCGGGACTCCGCAGAGTGACCCACCGGCTCCTCGCGGATGCGCCGGGGCTCGTCGAGCAGACGAAGTTCAACGTCGTCGTGGCGCGGCTCATGGAGCTGGTCAACGCGACGCGGAAGGTCATCGACACCGGCGCCGGCCCCGCCGACCCGGCCGTGCGCGAGGCCGCCGAGGCCACCGCGATGATCCTCGACCTCTTCGCCCCGCACACCGCGGAGGAGATGTGGCAGATCCTCGGCTACGACGGCTTCGTCGGACTCGTGCCGTGGCGCAACGCCGACCCGACGCTCCTGGTCGAGGAGAGCGTCACCGCGGTGGTGCAGATCGACGGCAAGGTCCGCGCGACGCTCGTGGTGCCGGCGCGGATCGACGCGGCCGAGCTCGAGCGGCTCGCACGGGCCGACGAGAAGGTGGTGCGCTCGCTCGGTGATCGCGAGGTCACCCGCGCGGTGGTGCGTCCGCCGAAGGTCGTCAGCTTCAGCACGCACTGA
- a CDS encoding ComEA family DNA-binding protein, which translates to MIAALAVTVAIGILRGAVAPVEHVVVDAPAATATPAVVDLYVHVAGAVSAPGLYVLPAGARVVDAVAAAGGFADDADPAGVNLARTVTDGEQLHVPRIGEAVAVAPGASQTGGLVDLNTADSAQLETLPRIGPAMAERIISWRDANGGFTTVEDLLAVPGIGDKMLASLRDLVTV; encoded by the coding sequence ATGATCGCGGCACTCGCGGTCACGGTCGCCATCGGCATCCTCCGCGGAGCCGTCGCACCCGTCGAGCACGTGGTCGTCGACGCGCCGGCCGCGACCGCGACGCCGGCCGTCGTCGACCTGTACGTCCACGTCGCCGGTGCAGTTTCGGCCCCGGGTCTGTACGTGCTGCCCGCCGGCGCCCGGGTGGTCGATGCCGTCGCCGCGGCGGGCGGGTTCGCCGACGACGCGGACCCCGCCGGCGTGAACCTGGCGCGGACGGTCACGGACGGCGAGCAGCTCCACGTGCCGCGCATCGGCGAGGCCGTGGCAGTCGCACCGGGAGCGTCGCAGACGGGCGGCCTCGTCGATCTCAACACCGCCGACTCGGCGCAGCTCGAGACGCTGCCGCGCATCGGTCCGGCGATGGCGGAGCGGATCATCTCGTGGCGCGACGCCAACGGCGGGTTCACCACCGTCGAAGACCTCCTCGCGGTGCCGGGCATCGGCGACAAGATGCTCGCGTCGCTGCGCGACCTCGTGACGGTGTGA